The Mesorhizobium loti genome includes a region encoding these proteins:
- a CDS encoding sensor histidine kinase, which yields MPGGGGSGLDFDRGTGGGAPLSGCRVSSGRSRRPTSGSYRVLQVVQCTLAHGLHAEVTDTELATNAIKYAFPKGAGRITLGFQRRDGEVTLAVEDNGIGMNPASAETGMGSRFMNAFAQQFGGTLAKASAGTGTTFIVRLPLTVLAGNESSAVS from the coding sequence CTGCCGGGAGGAGGTGGCAGCGGGCTTGATTTCGATCGCGGCACGGGAGGAGGTGCACCGCTTTCGGGCTGTCGGGTCTCATCTGGGAGGAGTAGACGGCCGACCAGTGGAAGCTATCGGGTTCTGCAAGTGGTGCAATGCACACTCGCGCATGGCTTGCATGCAGAAGTGACGGATACGGAACTTGCGACCAATGCAATCAAATACGCGTTTCCAAAAGGAGCGGGCCGTATCACGCTGGGCTTCCAGCGGCGTGATGGCGAGGTCACCCTTGCCGTCGAGGACAACGGCATCGGCATGAATCCGGCAAGCGCTGAAACGGGCATGGGATCGCGGTTCATGAACGCTTTCGCCCAGCAGTTCGGAGGAACACTTGCCAAGGCATCGGCCGGGACCGGCACAACCTTCATCGTCCGGCTGCCGCTAACCGTTCTCGCTGGAAATGAAAGCTCTGCGGTGTCGTAA
- a CDS encoding helix-turn-helix domain-containing protein — protein sequence MNLHVRVFTIGVLAKATGVSTPTIRYYEEIGLLPPAPRTAGGQRTYDDDDLGRLMFIKQCRDFGFGIDQVRVLLELSISTDRDCVETRDIAQRHLDEVRQKLTELRLLERRLENFVTRCNVACAGGPGQDCVIFKDMAAPSKAGGCCG from the coding sequence ATGAACCTTCACGTCCGCGTGTTCACCATCGGGGTGCTCGCCAAGGCCACCGGCGTCTCGACGCCGACAATCCGCTACTACGAGGAGATCGGTTTGCTGCCTCCTGCGCCGCGTACGGCTGGAGGGCAACGCACTTATGATGACGACGATTTGGGGCGGTTGATGTTCATCAAGCAATGCCGGGACTTCGGCTTCGGTATCGATCAGGTGCGTGTACTGCTGGAGCTATCGATCAGCACCGACCGCGACTGTGTTGAAACACGTGACATTGCCCAGAGGCATCTTGACGAGGTGCGCCAGAAGCTCACCGAACTACGGTTGCTCGAACGACGCCTGGAGAACTTTGTGACGCGCTGCAACGTCGCCTGTGCTGGCGGTCCCGGCCAGGACTGCGTGATCTTCAAGGATATGGCGGCGCCATCCAAAGCTGGCGGCTGTTGCGGCTGA